One Candidatus Thioglobus autotrophicus genomic window, TGGCGTGCGGATCAAGCGCATAAAAATACCCAAAAAAAGCGCCAAGACCTGATCAAAAAATAGAGCTTATTTGCTTTTTTCCCAAATAAATTTATAATATATTAATTATTCTACAACGGCGTAGAGTCTTAAAAACAAGCAGTGTTGCTGACAAGTTACCCATGAAGGGTTTATTTCTATTTGCAAATGGTTAAATATTTGTAACTATCAAAGGGGAGAAGTATGAAATTTGTAACGGCAATTCTACGACCACACAAATTAGATGATGTTAGGGAGGCGCTTTCAGAAGTGGGCGTATCTGGCATTACGGTCACTGAAGTTAAAGGCTTTGGTCGTCAAAAAGGGCACACTGAGTTATATCGTGGCGCCGAGTATCAGGTTGATTTTTTACCAAAAGTTAAATTAGAGGTGGCTATATCAGCCTCCCAATTGGACGTTGTGATTGAAACCATTAGTAATGTTGCCAATTCTGGCAAAGTGGGCGATGGCAAAATCTTTGTTTCTAATTTAGATAAAGTGGTTCGTATTCGCACGGGCGAAACTGATCAAGACGCACTTTAAGGGGTAAAAATGAAAAAAATATTAAGTTTATTGGCTTTAATGCCAATGGTTGCGTTCGCAGAAGAATTAAACGGTGCGAATACATCTTGGATTCTGACATCAACTGCACTGGTTTTATTTATGACCTTACCGGGTTTAGCGCTATTTTATGGCGGCCTAGTTCGCAGTAAAAATATTCTGTCAATTTTGATGCAGTGTTTTGCGATTGCCGGTATTGTTTCAGTGCTTTGGCTGGTGGTTGGTTATAGTATTGCTTTTGCACCGGGTAATGAGTATTTTGGTAGTCTGTCTAAGTTTATGTTAGCTGGTGTTATGGAGGGTTCGCTGAGTGGCGACATTCCTGAAAGTTTGTTTGTGCTTTTTCAAATGACCTTTGCCATTATCACCCCAGCATTGATTATAGGTGGCTTTGCTGAGAGAATGAAATTTTCAGCAGTTGTTTTGTTTAGTGCGATTTGGTTAATTGTGGTCTATGCTCCAGTTACTCATTGGGTATGGGGTGGCGGCTGGCTCGGCGAGATGGGACTACTTGATTTTGCTGGTGGCACGGTTGTACACATTACTGCGGGTGTCGCCGCTTTAGTGGCGGCTATTGTTATTGGTCCGCGTAATGGCTTTCCAAATAAACCAATGCCTCCACACAACATGACCATGACTATCACTGGTGCAGGTATGCTTTGGGTCGGTTGGTTTGGTTTTAATGGCGGTTCTGCGTTAGCGGCTAATGGCGACGCGGCGATGGCAATGTTGGTAACGCATATCTCAGCGGCAGCAGGCGCTATTACTTGGATGTTTTATGAGTGGATTAAATTCGGCAAACCAACTGCACTGGGAACAGTCACAGGTTTGATTGCAGGCTTGGGTACTATTACCCCAGCTTCTGGCTTTGTTGGCCCGGCAGGTGCTTTGATCATTGGTATTACAGCAGGTATTGTGTGTTTTAATGCGGTAATTTTGATTAAGCAAAAATGGAAAATTGATGACTCATTAGATGTTTTCCCTGTGCACGGTGTGGGTGGTATTTTAGGAACAATTTTAGCGGGTATTTTTGCCTCAGATCAACTGGGTATTTTCTCAGGCCAAGGTTTGGCAGAAGGTATGAGCATTGCTTCTCAGGTTAATATCCAGCTAATTGGCGTACTATCAACCTTTGTTTATACGGCAGTGGCTACCTATATCATTTTGAAGGTAGTAGACATGATGGTTGGTTTAAGGGTGAGCGCTGAAGAAGAGCAGCAAGGACTAGATATCGTTTCTCATGAAGAGAGAGGTTACGACCTTTAAGAAAAGCTAAACTTAGCTAAAAAACCCACCTCTAGTTTGACTATTGGTGGGTTTTTTTATGCCCAGCAAAAGCAATTCGTATATAATCATAGCAATATTTTATGGTTTATTGTAATGCGACTTAATCACCCTTTAACTGGCTCAATGGTAGCCCTGATCACCCCAATGCTTGATGATGGATCGGTGGATTATGCAGCACTTGAATCTTTGGTGGATTTTCATGTAGCCTCAGGTACGCGTGCGATTATTTCCATGGGCACCACGGGTGAGAGCGCGACACTTGATCAGCATGAACATATTGAAGTCATGCGTAGAACGGTTGAGTTAGCAGATTCTCGTATTCCTGTTATTGCGGGTACGGGGGCCAATTCAACCTCTGAAGCTATTGAGCTAACTCAAGCGGCCAAAGACATTGGTGCAGATGCTTGTTTGCTGGTGACGCCGTATTATAACAAGCCAACCCAAGAGGGATTGTATCAGCACTATAAGCTGATTGCAGAGTCGGTTGATATTGATCAAATTTTGTACAATGTACCGGGTAGAACGGCAGTGGATTTATTGCCAGAAACTGTGGTGCGTTTAGCGGTTGTTAAGAATATTATTGGCGTTAAGGATGCCACTGGTGATTTGCAAGTTGCCAAAGCTTTGATTGATAGCTGCCCAGAAGATTTTTTGCTTTATAGTGGTGACGACGCCACAGCGATTGAGTTTATTTTAATGGGTGGCCATGGTGGCATTTCTGTGAGCGCAAATGTTGTGCCAAAAGCTTTGTCACAGGCTTATCAAGCAGCATTTGAAGAGAATCGAAAAGTTGCAGAAGCTACCAATCAACCGTTGACTGATTTACACCAGAGCTTGTTTATTGAGTCGAACCCAATTCCAGTGAAGTGGGCGATGCATAAAATGGGCAAATGCGGCAGCGGAATTCGTCTGCCGTTAACAAAATTATCATCACAAGCTCGAGTAGTATTAGAGCGAGATTTATCTAATTTGGGAGTTATATAGTATGATCAAAACATTATTAACAGCGCTACTTTCTTTGTCTTTGGTAGGTTGTTTTTCTTTTGAAGAAAAAGCACAAGAGCAGGCGCCAAGTTTAGGTGAAAGAGATATTAAATATTACGCTAACAAAACTGTTACTTCTTTGGAGATACCGCCGGATTTAACTAAGCCAAGTGTGCAAAATTCATTCAAACTTGAAAATTATGTATCGAATATTCAAGAGGATACTATTAGTTTTTCTAAGAAGGATGAGGCGATTAAAGAGGCGTCAAACATCTTAAGAACACCTTCAAATGTTGAAGTTAAACGCTCAGGTGAGCGTCGTTGGTTGGTGGTGGATAAAAACCCAGAAGCAGCTTGGGGTTTATCTAAGAGCTTCTTTAAGTCACATGGTTTTGCGATTAAAAAAACCAACAAAAAAATTGGCATGATGGAAACAGATTTTTTAGAAAATCATCCTGAAATTCCAGATCGTTCGTTAGGTGTGATTCGTTCAATGTTGAAAAAAGCCATTGCAGCGCGTTATGCATTGCCAATTGTTGATAAATACCGTATTCGTATTGAGCCACTGGCTGACGGTAAGCAATCGGCTGTTTATTTGTCTTTAACGTCAATGGAAGAAGTATTAACCAAAGCAGGCAGTGATGACGAGAATACCATTTGGCAATCTCGCCCAAAAGATCAGGCACTTGAAACAGAAATGCTTTATCGTTTGATGACTTTCTTGGGTAGTGATCACGCTGTGGCAAGAGAGAAAATCATACAAGCTAAAGAAGAGCAGGTGCTAACAGTTGAGTTAGAAAAAGGCATTGGTGGTTACGCTAAGCTGGCTTTCTCGTTAGGTCAATATGATACTTGGGATAATATGGGTTGGGCGTTAGACCAGTTAAATATTGATGTTGAAGATAAAGATGTGAAAGAAGGTAGTTTCTATATTAACGTTGCTAGAACTGAAGATCAGGGCATATTCTCACGTATGTTTGGTGATGATGCTATTAAAAAATCTTTCCAAATTATCGTTAAACAAATTGACACTGGCAAAACAGAAGTTTACTTTAATGATCTTTCCGAAGAAAACGAGCAAGCAACGATTGACTTTAGTTATGAATTCTTGGGAAGTGTTGCCAAGCAATTCTAATTAAGGCCAAGGTGACTCTGTCACAACAGGCAATTAATCAAATCATTCGTCAAGAGGTTTTGGCGGGTGATTTATCTGACCAAGATTTGGCGCAATTTTGTGAGCTGGCGAATGCCGCTTATCGAGACGGCAATCCTATAATTACTGATCAAGATTATGATTTTGTCTACCTGCCTGCTTTAAAGCAGAGGCTGCCAGAGCACTCATTATTTCAGGTGGTCGAGCCAGAAGGTCAGGGTTTTTCTGAAGAGAAAGTTTTGCTGCCTGAGGCTATGCTTTCAACGGATAAAGCCTATTCTTGGCATGAGATTCAAAAATGGATTGAGCGCTTAGAAAAATCTGCCACCGACATAAATCTAGCCATTCAATCCATTCAAATTAAAGCCACACCTAAGCTTGATGGCTTTGCGGGCTTTGATGATGGGGCTCGTTTATATACGCGTGGAGATGGCAAAAAAGGCAGCGACATTTCTAGAGTGTTTGCTCGCGGACTTCAAGTTTATAATGATTCTGGCCGTGGACAAGGGGCTGGTGAAATTGTCATCAAGCAAAGCTATTTTCAAACGCACTTAGCAGATAGTTTTGAATATCCGCGTAATTTTCAAGCCAGTCTTATTAA contains:
- a CDS encoding ammonium transporter, giving the protein MKKILSLLALMPMVAFAEELNGANTSWILTSTALVLFMTLPGLALFYGGLVRSKNILSILMQCFAIAGIVSVLWLVVGYSIAFAPGNEYFGSLSKFMLAGVMEGSLSGDIPESLFVLFQMTFAIITPALIIGGFAERMKFSAVVLFSAIWLIVVYAPVTHWVWGGGWLGEMGLLDFAGGTVVHITAGVAALVAAIVIGPRNGFPNKPMPPHNMTMTITGAGMLWVGWFGFNGGSALAANGDAAMAMLVTHISAAAGAITWMFYEWIKFGKPTALGTVTGLIAGLGTITPASGFVGPAGALIIGITAGIVCFNAVILIKQKWKIDDSLDVFPVHGVGGILGTILAGIFASDQLGIFSGQGLAEGMSIASQVNIQLIGVLSTFVYTAVATYIILKVVDMMVGLRVSAEEEQQGLDIVSHEERGYDL
- a CDS encoding P-II family nitrogen regulator → MKFVTAILRPHKLDDVREALSEVGVSGITVTEVKGFGRQKGHTELYRGAEYQVDFLPKVKLEVAISASQLDVVIETISNVANSGKVGDGKIFVSNLDKVVRIRTGETDQDAL
- the bamC gene encoding outer membrane protein assembly factor BamC, whose protein sequence is MIKTLLTALLSLSLVGCFSFEEKAQEQAPSLGERDIKYYANKTVTSLEIPPDLTKPSVQNSFKLENYVSNIQEDTISFSKKDEAIKEASNILRTPSNVEVKRSGERRWLVVDKNPEAAWGLSKSFFKSHGFAIKKTNKKIGMMETDFLENHPEIPDRSLGVIRSMLKKAIAARYALPIVDKYRIRIEPLADGKQSAVYLSLTSMEEVLTKAGSDDENTIWQSRPKDQALETEMLYRLMTFLGSDHAVAREKIIQAKEEQVLTVELEKGIGGYAKLAFSLGQYDTWDNMGWALDQLNIDVEDKDVKEGSFYINVARTEDQGIFSRMFGDDAIKKSFQIIVKQIDTGKTEVYFNDLSEENEQATIDFSYEFLGSVAKQF
- the dapA gene encoding 4-hydroxy-tetrahydrodipicolinate synthase, with translation MRLNHPLTGSMVALITPMLDDGSVDYAALESLVDFHVASGTRAIISMGTTGESATLDQHEHIEVMRRTVELADSRIPVIAGTGANSTSEAIELTQAAKDIGADACLLVTPYYNKPTQEGLYQHYKLIAESVDIDQILYNVPGRTAVDLLPETVVRLAVVKNIIGVKDATGDLQVAKALIDSCPEDFLLYSGDDATAIEFILMGGHGGISVSANVVPKALSQAYQAAFEENRKVAEATNQPLTDLHQSLFIESNPIPVKWAMHKMGKCGSGIRLPLTKLSSQARVVLERDLSNLGVI